One segment of Brassica napus cultivar Da-Ae chromosome C3, Da-Ae, whole genome shotgun sequence DNA contains the following:
- the LOC106401173 gene encoding spliceosome-associated protein 130 A-like: protein MMAAPEDESSAQSQSSSAATAAPTPPPPPSAGDHYLAKCVLPPSVVLQVAYGYFRSPSSRDVVFGKETCLELVVIGEDGIVESVCEQNAFGTIKDLAVIPRSKMGKDLLAVLSDSGKLSFLSFSNEMHRFSPIQHVQLSSPGNSTTQLGRMLTVDSSGLFLAVSAYHDRFALFSLSTSSMADIIHERIFYPSEDGGKTSSVEELSGTIWSMCFISKGFNESKSYDPVLAIVSNRKGSLLNELVLFRWNIKEESICLISEYVEAGPLAHSIVEVPHSSGFAFLLRIGDALLMDLRDPQNPCCLVRTSLDLVPPASLVEEHFVEESCRVQDGDDEGLSNVAASALLKLSDWDPMFIDTESEIGKLSSKHVSSWTWEPDHNYNPRMIICLDDGEFFVFGLVYDDDGVKINISECLYKGLPCKEILWVEGGFLATFAEMADGTVFKLGKEKLHWMSSIQNIAPILDFSVVDDQNEKRDQMFACCGVTPEGSLRIIRSGVNVEKLLKTAPVYQGITGTWTVKMKLPDVYHSFLVLSFVEETRVLSVGLSFKDVTDSVGFQPDVCTLACGLVADGLLVQIHQDAVRLCMANMDGSSPFVSSWFPENVSISLGAVAENLIVVSTSNPCFLSVLGVRSVSSHCCEIYEIQRVELQYEVSCISIPQKSTGKKRCKAAIPSGMERGYTFLIGTHKPSVEVLSFSEDDGGGLRVLASGMVSLTNTMGTAIRGCIPQDVRLVLVDQIYVLSGLRNGMLLRFEWPSFSHSSGLNKEEMDIVVGERENLPINLVLIATRRIGITPVFLVPFSDSLDSDIIALSDRPWLLHTARQSLSYTSISFQASTHATPVCSSECPQGILFVAENSLHLVEMVHSKRLNAQKFHLGGTPRKVIYHSESKLLIVMRTDLCDAGTSDICCLDPLSGSVLSSYKLKPGETGKSMELVRVGNEQVLVVGTSLSSGPAILPSGEAESTKGRILILCLAHTQNSDSGSMTICSKDGSTSQRTSPFRDEQLSSSSLCSSPDDNSYDDDIKLDEAEAWHLKLAAATTWPGMVLAICPYLDRFFLASAGNAFYVCGFPNDRPDKMKRFAVGRTRFMITSLRTYLTRIVVGDCRDGVLFYSYHEDVKKLHQVYCDPAQRLVADCFLMDANSVAVSDRKGSIAILSCKDHSDFEYSNPESNLNLNCAYHMGEVAMAIKKGGNIYKLPADDVLRSYGLSKSTEAADDTIIAGTLLGSIFVFAPISREEYELLEAVQAKLVVHPLTAPVLGNDHKEFRGRESPSQATKILDGDMLAQFLELTNRQQESVLSTPQPSPSSLKASSKQCTSPPLMLHQVVQLLERVHYALH, encoded by the exons ATGATGGCAGCTCCGGAGGATGAATCTTCCGCTCAATCTCAATCATCTTCCGCCGCCACTGCGGCTCCCACTCCTCCTCCCCCTCCCTCCGCCGGTGATCATTACCTCGCTAAGTGCGTCCTCCCTCCCAGCGTCGTCCTCCAGGTTGCTTATGGCTACTTCCGCTCTCCTTCCTCCCGCGACGTCGTTTTCGGAAAG GAGACCTGCCTAGAGCTGGTGGTTATAGGTGAAGACGGGATTGTTGAATCGGTGTGTGAACAGAATGCATTTGGAACTATTAAGGATTTGGCTGTTATACCTCGGAGTAAG ATGGGAAAAGACCTTTTGGCTGTTCTTTCTGATTCTGGAAAGCTCTCTTTTCTCTCATTTAGCAATGAAATGCacag GTTCTCTCCCATACAACATGTTCAACTTTCTAGTCCAGGCAACTCGACGACTCAACTTGGAAGAATGCTCACTGTAGATTCTAG TGGTCTCTTTCTTGCTGTCAGTGCATATCATGATCGCTTCGCTCTATTTTCCCTCTCTACATCGTCTATGGCTGATATTATTCACGAG AGGATTTTCTATCCTTCTGAAGACGGAGGAAAGACTAGCTCTGTAGAAGAATTATCTGGTACTATTTGGAGCATGTGTTTCATTTCCAAAGGTTTTAATGAATCCAAGAGTTATGATCCTGTTCTTGCCATTGTTTCTAATAG GAAAGGATCTCTCCTGAATGAATTGGTTTTATTTAGATGGAACATCAAAGAGGAATCCATATGTTTAATATCAGAGTATGTTGAAGCTGGGCCTCTGGCACATAGTATTGTTGAAGTTCCTCACTCCTCTGGATTCGCCTTTCTGTTAAGAATTGGTGACGCTCTCTTAATGGATCTCAGAGATCCTCAAAACCCTTGCTGTTTGGTTAGGACATCCTTAGATCTTGTTCCTCCTGCTTCATTAGTGGAAGAACATTTTGTTGAAGAGTCGTGTAGAGTACAAGATGGAGACGATGAGGGTCTTTCTAACGTTGCTGCATCTGCGTTGTTAAAGCTCAGCGATTGGGATCCAATGTTCATAGATACTGAAAGCGAGATTGGAAAGTTGAGCTCTAAGCATGTCTCTTCATGGACTTGGGAACCGGATCATAACTATAATCCTCGGATGATTATTTGCTTAGATGATGGTGAATTTTTCGTGTTTGGACTCGTATATGACGATGATGGTGTCAAGATTAATATATCAGAGTGTTTGTACAAAGGCTTACCGTGCAAAGAAATATTATGGGTGGAAGGTGGGTTCCTGGCCACGTTTGCCGAAATGGCGGATGGAACGGTTTTCAAATTGGGAAAAGAGAAGTTACATTGGATGAGTTCCATTCAAAACATTGCTCCGATCTTGGATTTCTCGGTTGTGGATGACCAGAACGAGAAACGAGACCAAATGTTTGCTTGCTGTGGCGTAACGCCTGAAGGCTCTTTAAGGATTATTCGCAGCGGCGTTAATGTAGAAAAGCTTCTGAAAACCGCGCCTGTTTATCAAGGAATAACTGGTACTTGGACTGTTAAAATGAAGCTTCCTGATGTGTACCATTCATTTCTTGTTCTGTCTTTTGTTGAGGAGACTAGGGTTTTATCAGTTGGATTAAGTTTTAAAGATGTCACTGATTCGGTTGGTTTCCAGCCTGATGTCTGCACCTTGGCATGTGGGCTTGTTGCCGATGGTTTGTTGGTGCAGATTCACCAAGATGCAGTAAGGCTGTGCATGGCCAACATGGATGGTTCTTCACCGTTTGTCTCCTCTTGGTTTCCAGAAAACGTCAGTATCAGCTTGGGGGCGGTTGCTGAAAATCTGATAGTTGTGTCTACGTCTAACCCTTGTTTCCTCTCTGTTCTTGGGGTCAGATCAGTATCATCTCACTGCTGCGAAATCTACGAAATTCAACGGGTGGAGTTGCAGTACGAAGTCTCCTGCATCTCAATTCCTCAAAAATCTACTGGGAAGAAGAGATGCAAAGCTGCAATTCCTTCTGGTATGGAGCGAGGCTATACGTTTTTGATCGGCACACATAAGCCTTCTGTTGAGGTCCTCTCCTTCTCAGAAGATGACGGTGGTGGTCTTAGAGTCCTTGCCTCTGGGATGGTATCGCTAACGAATACAATGGGAACGGCTATTCGTGGATGTATTCCTCAGGATGTAAGACTCGTGTTAGTTGATCAAATCTATGTCCTTTCTGGGTTAAGGAATGGGATGCTACTTCGTTTTGAGTGGCCTTCCTTTTCACATTCATCCGGGTTGAATAAAGAAGAGATGGACATTGTTGTGGGTGAAAGAGAGAATTTACCCATCAACCTTGTGTTAATTGCCACACGACGTATCGGCATCACACCTGTTTTTCTGGTTCCGTTCAGTGATTCACTAGATTCAGATATCATAGCTCTTAGTGACAGGCCGTGGTTGTTACACACAGCTCGACAGAGCCTTTCCTACACTTCCATCTCGTTCCAAGCTTCTACTCATGCAACTCCTGTATGCTCGTCTGAATGCCCTCAAGGCATTCTTTTTGTTGCAGAGAACTCTTTACATCTG GTGGAGATGGTGCATAGCAAACGGCTTAATGCGCAAAAGTTTCACCTTGGAGGCACTCCGCGAAAGGTTATCTACCATAGTGAAAGCAAACTATTGATTGTGATGAGAACTGATCTGTGTGATGCTGGTACGTCTGATATATGCTGCTTGGACCCGCTCAGTGGATCAGTGCTGTCATCCTACAAGCTCAAACCTGGAGAAACTGGAAAATCGATGGAGCTTGTACGCGTGGGAAATGAGCAAGTCCTTGTGGTTGGGACGAGTTTGTCATCTGGTCCTGCTATACTACCCAGCGGTGAAGCAGAAAG TACAAAAGGGCGAATACTCATTCTCTGCTTAGCACACACTCAAAACTCGGATAGTGGTTCGATGACAATCTGTTCAAAAGACGGTTCAACTTCCCAACGTACATCGCCTTTTCGTGATGAACAACTATCAAGCAGTAGTCTCTGCAGCAGTCCAGATGATAACAGCTACGATGATGATATCAAACTTGACGAAGCTGAAGCGTGGCATTTAAAATTGGCAGCTGCAACCACTTGGCCGGGTATGGTACTTGCGATCTGTCCGTACCTTGATCGTTTCTTCCTGGCGTCTGCTGGCAATGCT TTCTATGTATGCGGTTTCCCGAACGATCGTCCTGATAAAATGAAGAGGTTTGCGGTGGGGAGGACACGTTTCATGATAACATCTCTGCGCACGTACTTGACTAGAATCGTCGTTGGGGATTGCCGTGATGGTGTTCTGTTTTATTCTTACCATGAG GATGTGAAGAAACTTCACCAAGTATATTGTGATCCAGCGCAGCGGTTAGTTGCTGATTGCTTTCTAATGGATGCCAATTCTGTTGCTGTATCTGATCGCAAGGGGAGTATAGCTATCCTGTCTTGCAAAGACCATTCAGACTTTG AGTATTCAAATCCGGAATCCAACCTGAATCTGAACTGTGCTTATCACATGGGTGAGGTGGCCATGGCTATCAAAAag GGTGGCAACATTTACAAACTTCCAGCTGATGATGTGCTGCGAAGTTATGGTCTTAGTAAAAGCACTGAAGCAGCTGATGATACTATCATAGCTGGCACACTATTAGGAAGTATATTCGTCTTTGCTCCTATTTCAAG GGAGGAATATGAGCTCCTAGAAGCCGTCCAAGCAAAGCTTGTGGTTCATCCGCTGACTGCTCCTGTTCTTGGTAATGATCACAAGGAGTTCCGAGGTCGAGAGAGTCCG TCCCAAGCGACAAAGATTTTGGACGGTGACATGCTTGCTCAGTTCTTGGAGCTTACAAATAGACAGCAGGAGTCAGTTTTATCTACACCTCAGCCATCACCAAGCTCATTAAAAGCAAGTTCAAAACAATGTACTTCTCCGCCTCTCATGCTGCACCAAGTTGTACAATTGCTCGAGCGTGTCCATTACGCTCTGCACTAG
- the LOC106399834 gene encoding S-locus-specific glycoprotein, which translates to MRGVIPNYHHSYTFIFFVILVLFPHVFSTNTLSPNENLTISSNKTLVSPGDVFELGFFKTTTRNSPDGTDRWYLGIWYKTTSGHRTYVWVANRDNALHNSMGTLKISHASLVLLDHSNTPVWSTNFTGVAHLPVTAELLANGNFVLRDSKTNDLDRFIWQSFDYPVDTLLPEMKLGRNLIGSENEKILTSWKSPTDPSSGDYSFILETEGFLHEFYLLKNEFKVYRTGPWNGVRFNGIPKMQNWSYIDNSFIDNNEEVAYSFQVNNNHNIHTRFRMSSTGYLQVITWTKTVPQRNMFWSFPEDTCDLYKVCGPYAYCDMHTSPTCNCIKGFVPKNAGRWDLRDMSGGCVRSSKLSCGEGDRFLRMSQMKLPETSEAVVDKRIGLKECREKCVRDCNCTGYANMDIMNGGSGCVMWTGELDDMRKYNAGGQDLYVKVAAASLVPS; encoded by the coding sequence atgagaggtGTAATACCAAACTATCATCACTCTTACACCTTTATCTTTTTCGTTATATTGGTTCTGTTTCCTCATGTGTTCTCGACCAATACTTTGTCACCTAACGAAAATCTTACAATATCAAGCAACAAAACCCTTGTGTCTCCCGGTGATGTCTTCGAGCTTGGCTTCTTCAAAACCACCACAAGAAACTCTCCAGATGGTACTGATCGTTGGTATCTCGGTATTTGGTACAAGACAACCTCTGGTCATAGAACATATGTTTGGGTTGCCAACAGAGACAACGCTCTTCACAACTCCATGGGGACACTCAAAATCTCTCACGCTAGCCTCGTCCTCCTTGACCATTCTAATACTCCTGTATGGTCAACGAACTTTACGGGAGTTGCGCATTTACCAGTTACGGCAGAGCTTCTCGCTAACGGCAACTTCGTGCTTAGAGACTCCAAAACCAACGACCTAGACCGGTTCATATGGCAGAGCTTTGATTATCCGGTGGATACTTTGCTCCCGGAGATGAAACTTGGTCGGAACCTCATCGGTTCAGAAAACGAAAAAATCCTCACATCTTGGAAAAGCCCTACTGATCCATCAAGTGGAGATTATTCGTTCATACTCGAAACCGAAGGGTTTTTACATGAGTTTTATCTACTGAAGAATGAGTTCAAAGTGTACCGAACCGGTCCTTGGAACGGAGTCCGGTTTAACGGCATACCAAAAATGCAAAACTGGAGCTACATTGATAACAGTTTCATAGATAACAACGAGGAAGTCGCGTACAGTTTCCAAGTCAACAACAACCACAACATCCACACAAGATTTAGAATGAGTTCCACAGGGTACTTACAAGTAATCACATGGACTAAGACAGTACCGCAACGTAACATGTTTTGGTCGTTCCCGGAAGATACATGCGATCTGTACAAAGTTTGTGGTCCTTACGCTTACTGTGACATGCACACGTCGCCTACGTGTAACTGTATCAAAGGCTTCGTTCCCAAGAATGCTGGAAGATGGGATTTGAGAGATATGTCAGGTGGTTGTGTCAGGAGCTCGAAGCTAAGCTGTGGAGAGGGAGATAGGTTTCTGCGGATGAGTCAGATGAAGCTACCGGAGACAAGCGAAGCGGTTGTGGACAAGAGGATCGGGTTGAAGGAATGCAGGGAGAAGTGTGTTAGAGATTGTAACTGTACCGGGTATGCGAATATGGATATCATGAATGGTGGGTCGGGATGTGTGATGTGGACCGGAGAGCTCGATGATATGCGGAAGTACAATGCTGGAGGTCAAGATCTTTATGTCAAGGTAGCAGCTGCTAGTCTTGTCCCCTCGTAG
- the LOC106400399 gene encoding xyloglucan endotransglucosylase/hydrolase protein 2 yields MNKREYMFSVLDFVLVLFLIATVDAQVPGGGGFDENYVVTWGNVLKLNQGREVQLSMDKTAGAAFESKHKFGSGFFQMRIKLPPKDSAGVVTAFYLTSKGDTHDEVDFEFLGNRDGKPIQIQTNVFNNGQGNREQKFVLWFDPSTDFHTYGILWNPYQIVFYVDKIPIRIFKNNKKYGVGYPSKPMTVIASLWNGEGWATDGGKAKINWSYAPFKANFQSFSDSGCHADGGNINAEACGSTTYYWNTIQYSRLSANETTAFKNVRAKYVTYDYCSDKRRFPVPPTECRLNQ; encoded by the exons atGAATAAGAGAGAAtatatgttttcagttttagattttgttttagtACTGTTCTTGATCGCTACCGTTGATGCCCAGGTTCCTGGAGGTGGAGGGTTCGATGAAAACTATGTTGTTACGTGGGGAAATGTCTTGAAACTCAACCAAGGGAGAGAAGTCCAGCTCTCCATGGACAAAACTGCAG GTGCTGCTTTTGAGTCTAAACACAAATTCGGATCAGGATTCTTTCAAATGAGAATCAAGTTGCCTCCAAAAGATTCTGCTGGAGTTGTGACAGCTTTTTAT TTGACTTCGAAGGGAGATACCCACGACGAGGTAGACTTCGAGTTCCTGGGGAATAGAGATGGAAAACCGATACAAATTCAAACAAATGTCTTCAACAATGGTCAAGGAAATAGAGAACAAAAGTTTGTTCTTTGGTTCGATCCATCCACAGATTTCCACACTTATGGGATTCTCTGGAATCCTTATCAAATTGT GTTTTACGTGGACAAAATTCCAATACgaatattcaaaaataacaaaaaatatggcGTAGGATATCCATCAAAGCCGATGACAGTGATTGCTAGTCTGTGGAACGGTGAGGGATGGGCAACAGACGGTGGTAAGGCCAAAATTAATTGGTCATATGCTCCTTTTAAAGCCAATTTTCAAAGTTTTTCTGATTCTGGTTGTCACGCGGATGGTGGGAACATTAACGCGGAAGCATGTGGTTCAACAACCTACTACTGGAATACGATCCAATATAGTAGGTTAAGTGCAAATGAAACTACGGCATTCAAGAATGTGAGAGCGAAGTACGTGACATACGATTATTGTTCTGATAAGCGTAGGTTTCCTGTTCCTCCTACGGAATGTCGATTGAATCAGTGA